A region of Verrucomicrobiota bacterium DNA encodes the following proteins:
- the purD gene encoding phosphoribosylamine--glycine ligase: MKVLVIGGGGREHTLVWKLRQSPQVKGIYCAPGNGGIARHATCVPIAAEDIAGLVDFARRERVGLTVVGPEAPLCAGLVDAFQAAGLRVFGPNAKAARMEGSKIFAKELMSRHNVPTAPHRVFDSADEAAAYVRQLGRPVVVKADGLAAGKGVIVCANEAEALAAVDRTLREQTFGEAGSHILIEERLVGEEASVLAFVSGESFVLMDSSQDHKPVFDGDKGPNTGGMGAYSPAPIIDELAWARIRTEVFERIVGGMASEGLDFRGVLYAGIMMTGDGPQVLEFNVRFGDPETQALLPRLEDDLVDVLCGVIDGSIERSDLCWSSSGCICVVMASGGYPGAYAKGKVITGIEDAEADPDVVVFHAGTKLDGHTLVTAGGRVVGVTARGRTLESAIETAYNAVEMIHFDGAHFRTDIGAKAIR; this comes from the coding sequence ATGAAGGTCCTCGTCATCGGCGGCGGCGGCCGCGAACACACGCTCGTATGGAAGCTCAGGCAGAGCCCGCAGGTCAAGGGTATCTACTGCGCCCCGGGCAACGGCGGCATCGCGCGTCACGCCACGTGCGTGCCGATCGCGGCCGAGGACATCGCCGGCCTAGTCGACTTCGCGCGTCGCGAGCGAGTCGGCCTCACCGTCGTCGGGCCGGAAGCGCCGCTGTGCGCGGGCCTCGTCGACGCGTTCCAGGCCGCCGGCCTGCGCGTGTTCGGCCCGAACGCCAAGGCCGCGCGTATGGAGGGGAGCAAGATCTTCGCCAAGGAGCTCATGTCGCGCCACAACGTGCCGACCGCGCCGCACCGGGTGTTCGACAGCGCCGACGAGGCGGCCGCCTATGTCAGACAGCTCGGCCGGCCTGTCGTCGTCAAGGCCGACGGTTTGGCCGCGGGCAAGGGCGTCATCGTCTGCGCCAACGAAGCCGAGGCCCTTGCCGCCGTCGACCGCACACTGCGCGAGCAGACGTTCGGCGAAGCCGGCAGCCACATCCTCATCGAGGAGAGACTTGTCGGCGAGGAGGCGTCCGTGCTTGCCTTCGTCTCGGGCGAGTCGTTTGTGCTCATGGACTCGTCCCAGGACCACAAGCCTGTGTTCGACGGCGACAAAGGCCCCAACACGGGCGGCATGGGCGCGTACTCGCCCGCGCCCATCATCGACGAGCTCGCTTGGGCGCGCATCCGCACCGAGGTGTTCGAGCGGATCGTCGGCGGCATGGCGTCCGAAGGGCTCGACTTCCGCGGCGTGCTCTACGCCGGGATCATGATGACAGGCGACGGCCCGCAAGTGCTCGAGTTCAACGTGCGCTTCGGCGACCCGGAGACACAAGCGCTCTTGCCGCGGCTCGAGGACGATCTCGTCGACGTGCTCTGCGGCGTCATCGACGGCTCGATCGAGCGCTCCGATCTCTGCTGGTCGAGCAGTGGGTGCATCTGCGTCGTCATGGCGAGCGGCGGCTACCCCGGTGCCTATGCGAAGGGGAAGGTCATCACCGGCATCGAGGACGCCGAGGCCGATCCCGACGTGGTGGTCTTCCACGCCGGCACGAAGCTGGACGGCCATACGCTCGTGACGGCTGGCGGACGCGTGGTCGGCGTGACCGCCCGAGGCCGCACGCTCGAATCGGCCATCGAGACCGCCTACAACGCGGTCGAGATGATCCACTTCGACGGCGCCCATTTCCGCACGGACATCGGCGCCAAAGCGATTCGCTAG